CATCCAAACCGGCCACTGTTGTTAGGAAAAAGAGCAGGAAGAACACCTGCAAATTCGCCATGACCGCTGTGCCAAAGTCACCCACTCCGAAGCTGAGTTTGGTGCGCAGGTCGAGTTGAGGAATCATGAAGGGTCGCAGCGAATTTCTAACAGGGTGCCATCAGGGTCGTAAAAATAGACACCGCGACCGGTCGGACGGCTGACTGGCCCTTGGGCGATCGCCACATTGTTTTCCTGTAGGACTTGCACCGCCGCATCAAACTGTTCGGGGGCAATGTCGAAGGCCAGATGGGCAAAGCGGGTAAATTCTCGGTTGGGGTCGGGGTCAGGCGGCTGCAGCTCGGGTGCCGCAAATAGATCCAAAATCACGCCATCCGGTAGGCGAAAGTTGGCCACTTGACCGGTTTCAACCAGCGATCGCAGGGTGCTGGGCACCTGATCATCCGTCAGTTCTGCCAGTCCCAAAATCTCGCCGTAAAACTGCCGCGATCGCGCCAAATCCTGTACATGGAGCGCGACGTGGTGGATGCCCCTCAGCCAGCCTTGAGTACGGGCGATCGCCATAGTGCAATCCTCTTGCGGCACAGTTGAAGGCTCTGCGGCCCGCTCAACAGTGTTGTCGCTGCATGATATTGTGAAATCTGCCAGCGGGCTTAGTTTAGTGGTAAAACCTTAGCCTTCCAAGCTAATGATGCGGGTTCGATTCCCGCAGCCCGCTCTCTGAAATTAGTCTTCAAATTCCACCTCCAGCCGGTCCCCCCAGCGCTGTCGTAACGCTTGGCGGATCCGATAGAGTGCTTCAGCTTGCACGGGGGCGAGCTGCTTGGAGAGTTGCACGATCGCTCGCGCTTCTTGCAAGTTGATTTTGCCGTCGCTGAGATAGCTCTGCTCAATCTCTTGGAGAATACGTTGCAGCTCGCTCTCTTGCTCAGCGGTTAGCTCTTGGGTCGTTTCGCGTTCCATCGGTGATTGCAGTCGGTGACACTTTTTATAAAGCCCTAAACAACCGGCGTCATTCGTGGAAAAGAGCTCAGAAAGATGAAATCAGTCTGGAATTGCTTGCTGGAAAATGTCGGTGAATGGCGGGGCAGCTTTGCCAGCCTCAATCTGCAGGGCGAAATTCTGTCTGAACAGCCGACGATCGTCACCCTCACTGCCAGTGATGATCGTCAGCAGGCCAAAATCGTTGTCGACTATCAGCGGGAACCGGAGCGACGAGTCGAGATTCCCTTTGCCAGTGTTAGTCGCGCCTATATCGGCTTTGATGATGGGGCCTTTTCCCAAGGCAGTATGCAGCTTGCACCCTTCGGGGAGTTCGGAGCAGAGCAGGGTCTCCTCGCTGATCAACAACGTCGCCGCCTGGTCTGGCAGTATCGCGATCGCCAGCTCCAAGGAGT
The sequence above is a segment of the Synechococcus elongatus PCC 11801 genome. Coding sequences within it:
- a CDS encoding VOC family protein, encoding MAIARTQGWLRGIHHVALHVQDLARSRQFYGEILGLAELTDDQVPSTLRSLVETGQVANFRLPDGVILDLFAAPELQPPDPDPNREFTRFAHLAFDIAPEQFDAAVQVLQENNVAIAQGPVSRPTGRGVYFYDPDGTLLEIRCDPS